The following coding sequences are from one Arthrobacter crystallopoietes window:
- a CDS encoding metal-dependent hydrolase, giving the protein MLGAHHAASGAAAWIALTTQFEVSLGPLVEPVGLGGHSVLLGMGLLDVGPIGIISGALVTAGAALVPDADHHRATIAHSLPPVSNAVCVGVGTLAGGHRKGTHSIIGMCIFVLIAWMAGLVTWETERFGSIYPAAGVLCILLVAFAAKALRFIPDRLKKTPWAVGIFVAGFITFFAPEQQNWFPLAMAIGVVMHILGDMATTGGVNLAWPLRIKPPRAWRRIPVLRWIWRPNGYFALPILGNAGSWREWLLLIPVSLYVVLVLAGATADLGEVGMSTFVASR; this is encoded by the coding sequence ATGCTGGGAGCCCATCATGCCGCCAGTGGAGCCGCCGCTTGGATAGCGCTCACCACCCAGTTTGAAGTTTCTCTCGGTCCCTTGGTCGAGCCTGTGGGCCTCGGCGGCCATTCCGTGCTGTTGGGCATGGGTCTGCTGGATGTGGGACCGATCGGCATCATCTCCGGCGCGTTGGTCACAGCCGGAGCTGCGTTGGTTCCGGATGCGGACCATCACCGGGCCACGATTGCCCATTCGCTTCCGCCCGTATCCAATGCAGTCTGCGTCGGCGTAGGCACGCTGGCCGGCGGCCACCGCAAGGGAACCCATTCCATCATCGGGATGTGCATCTTCGTCCTGATCGCATGGATGGCGGGCTTGGTGACATGGGAGACAGAGCGGTTTGGATCCATCTACCCGGCCGCCGGTGTCCTCTGCATCCTGCTGGTCGCCTTCGCCGCGAAAGCCCTCAGGTTCATACCTGACCGTTTGAAGAAGACCCCTTGGGCGGTCGGAATCTTCGTGGCAGGATTCATCACCTTTTTCGCCCCCGAACAACAGAACTGGTTTCCGCTGGCCATGGCCATCGGAGTAGTCATGCACATCCTGGGTGACATGGCGACAACAGGCGGAGTGAACTTGGCCTGGCCGCTGCGGATCAAACCGCCCAGGGCTTGGCGGCGAATTCCCGTTTTACGTTGGATCTGGCGTCCCAACGGATACTTTGCCTTACCGATTCTTGGGAACGCAGGTTCGTGGCGGGAGTGGCTGCTGCTGATTCCGGTCAGCCTCTACGTCGTGCTGGTTCTCGCCGGTGCTACCGCCGACCTCGGGGAGGTCGGCATGTCCACCTTTGTCGCCTCGCGTTAG